From the genome of Rhodobacteraceae bacterium Araon29, one region includes:
- a CDS encoding UDP-N-acetylglucosamine--N-acetylmuramyl-(pentapeptide) pyrophosphoryl-undecaprenol N-acetylglucosamine transferase codes for MSSAPLLVLAAGGTGGHMFPAQALAEEMLARGWRVKLSTDLRGARYTGGFPEAVEIEVNTSATFARGGLLAKALVPLQIGIGFLSAWWKMRRDRPTVVVGFGGYPSIPALAAAWVLELPRMIHEQNGVLGRVNQLFAKHVDRIACGTWPTKMPDELSGIHTGNPVRSAVMKKAKSGYIAPGDYPISVLVFGGSQGARILSDVVPPALADMPLEITKHLRVSHQARDEDLPRVQKFYADNGINADVAPFFDDLPNRMSEAQLVISRAGASSVADISVIGRPSILVPLAAAIRDEQSENARALVDAGGAIMITEPDFEVDALCAQLTELMQSPETLQTMAVSAAGCGIVDATERLSDLVANLAERKT; via the coding sequence ATGAGCTCGGCGCCGCTATTGGTCTTGGCAGCTGGTGGCACGGGCGGGCATATGTTTCCTGCGCAGGCGCTGGCCGAAGAAATGCTAGCGCGCGGCTGGCGGGTCAAGCTTTCAACTGATTTGCGCGGTGCGCGTTATACCGGCGGGTTTCCCGAGGCCGTTGAAATCGAAGTGAACACTTCTGCAACCTTTGCACGTGGCGGGTTGCTGGCCAAAGCGCTTGTGCCGCTGCAGATCGGCATCGGGTTCCTGTCTGCCTGGTGGAAAATGCGCCGGGACCGCCCTACTGTTGTGGTCGGCTTTGGTGGCTATCCCAGTATTCCGGCTCTGGCCGCCGCTTGGGTTTTAGAGCTGCCGCGCATGATCCATGAACAAAACGGGGTTTTGGGCCGGGTCAACCAGCTTTTTGCCAAACATGTAGACCGTATTGCCTGCGGCACATGGCCGACCAAAATGCCGGATGAGCTTAGCGGCATTCACACCGGAAATCCGGTGCGGTCGGCGGTGATGAAAAAAGCCAAATCGGGATATATTGCGCCGGGTGACTATCCTATTTCGGTTCTGGTGTTCGGCGGCAGTCAAGGTGCGCGCATCCTATCGGATGTTGTGCCCCCCGCGTTGGCTGATATGCCGCTTGAGATTACCAAACATTTGCGGGTCAGCCATCAGGCCCGTGACGAAGATTTGCCGCGGGTTCAGAAATTTTACGCTGATAACGGCATCAACGCGGATGTGGCGCCGTTTTTTGATGACCTGCCGAACCGCATGAGCGAAGCGCAACTGGTGATTAGCCGCGCAGGCGCGTCGTCTGTGGCGGATATATCCGTGATCGGCCGGCCTTCAATTCTGGTGCCGCTTGCGGCTGCAATCCGCGATGAGCAAAGTGAAAATGCCCGCGCTTTGGTCGATGCTGGCGGCGCAATTATGATCACCGAACCCGATTTTGAAGTTGATGCCTTGTGCGCACAGCTGACTGAGCTTATGCAAAGCCCCGAAACCCTGCAAACTATGGCCGTATCAGCGGCCGGGTGTGGGATTGTAGATGCGACCGAGCGGTTGAGCGATTTGGTCGCAAATCTGGCCGAACGAAAGACATAA
- a CDS encoding cell division protein FtsW, whose product MTEMVYGSVPVSRGEPVVSKWWRTVDKWTLSSVFLLFSIGILLGFAASPPLAEKNGFAPFHYVERQMIYGAIGLTAMVIGSMLPIRLIRRLGILGFGAAFVAVALLPYFGTDFGKGSVRWYALGFASLQPSEFLKPGFIVVSAWLMAASEEIHGPPGRLWSFLLAITVAVLLMLQPDFGQACLILFGWGVVYFIAGAPMILLVGMAGLMVAAGAGIYTASEHFARRIDGFLSPDLDPNTQLGYATNAIQEGGFFGVGVGEGQVKWSLPDAHTDFIIAVAAEEYGFVLVSLIIAIYAGIVVCSLLRLMRERDSFVRLAGAGLVCMFTVQAVINIGVAVRLLPAKGMTLPFVSCGGSSLIAGGIAMGMLLAFTRSRPQKDITDAFVGRRG is encoded by the coding sequence ATGACAGAGATGGTGTATGGTTCGGTTCCCGTGTCGCGCGGCGAGCCGGTGGTATCGAAATGGTGGCGAACGGTCGATAAATGGACCTTGTCGTCGGTATTTTTACTCTTCAGTATCGGAATATTGCTTGGCTTTGCGGCCTCGCCGCCGTTGGCTGAGAAAAATGGATTTGCTCCTTTTCACTATGTCGAACGGCAGATGATTTATGGCGCCATAGGCCTAACCGCTATGGTGATCGGCTCGATGCTTCCGATCCGGCTGATCCGCCGGCTTGGGATTTTGGGGTTTGGCGCGGCGTTTGTGGCGGTTGCGCTTTTGCCGTATTTCGGCACGGATTTTGGCAAAGGATCCGTGCGCTGGTATGCGCTTGGCTTTGCCAGCCTGCAACCGTCAGAATTTTTAAAGCCGGGGTTTATCGTTGTGAGCGCCTGGCTGATGGCAGCGTCAGAGGAAATTCATGGCCCGCCGGGGCGGCTTTGGTCTTTTTTGCTGGCGATAACTGTGGCTGTTCTTTTGATGTTGCAACCTGATTTCGGGCAGGCCTGTTTAATTCTTTTTGGTTGGGGCGTGGTCTATTTTATCGCCGGGGCTCCGATGATTTTGCTGGTGGGTATGGCGGGCTTAATGGTCGCTGCGGGTGCGGGAATTTACACGGCTTCTGAGCATTTTGCGCGAAGGATTGATGGGTTTTTATCGCCGGACTTAGATCCCAATACCCAATTGGGATATGCCACTAATGCAATCCAAGAGGGCGGATTTTTCGGGGTTGGTGTTGGCGAAGGACAGGTAAAGTGGTCGCTGCCGGATGCCCATACGGATTTCATCATTGCGGTGGCCGCCGAAGAATACGGCTTTGTCTTGGTCAGTTTGATTATCGCAATTTATGCTGGCATTGTTGTTTGCTCGCTGCTGCGTTTGATGCGTGAGCGTGACAGTTTTGTGCGGCTGGCCGGCGCTGGTCTTGTGTGCATGTTTACAGTGCAGGCGGTGATTAATATCGGGGTGGCGGTGCGGTTGCTGCCAGCCAAAGGCATGACATTGCCCTTTGTCAGCTGCGGCGGCTCGTCGTTAATAGCGGGCGGCATTGCCATGGGCATGCTCTTGGCCTTTACGCGCAGCAGACCGCAAAAAGACATCACCGATGCCTTTGTAGGGCGGCGCGGATGA